A stretch of Leucobacter aridicollis DNA encodes these proteins:
- the ppk2 gene encoding polyphosphate kinase 2 has translation MSDQPTNPTPEFDMADAGQVDITPEIDELEELLGGDDAGDDSPDAPWRHGYPYDEKLGRKEYEKAKRKLQIELLKLQAWVKESGEKIVIIFEGRDAAGKGGAIKRFTEHMNPRGARVVALEIPTDREQTQWYFQRYVAHLPAAGEIVMFDRSWYNRAGVERVMGYCTPQQYLEFTRSAPDFEELLVNSGIHLVKFWFSVGKAEQRARFTSRSQDKVKQWKLSPTDLASLDKWDDYTRAKEAMFFYTDTPHAPWTVVKSNDKKRARLEAMRWVLAKFDYPGKDLDVVGTPDAKIIGSPADVYDDGETPTGTFPVVNGN, from the coding sequence ATGAGCGATCAGCCCACCAATCCGACGCCCGAGTTCGACATGGCTGATGCCGGCCAGGTCGACATCACCCCCGAGATCGACGAACTCGAGGAACTCCTCGGGGGCGACGACGCCGGCGACGACTCGCCGGACGCGCCCTGGCGGCACGGCTACCCGTACGACGAGAAGCTCGGCCGCAAAGAGTACGAGAAGGCCAAACGCAAGCTGCAGATCGAGCTGCTCAAGCTGCAGGCGTGGGTGAAGGAGTCGGGCGAGAAGATCGTCATCATCTTCGAGGGACGCGACGCCGCGGGCAAGGGCGGTGCGATCAAGCGGTTCACCGAGCACATGAACCCGCGCGGCGCGCGCGTCGTGGCGCTCGAGATCCCGACCGACCGCGAGCAGACGCAGTGGTACTTCCAGCGCTACGTTGCGCACCTGCCGGCCGCGGGCGAGATCGTCATGTTCGACCGCTCCTGGTACAACCGGGCGGGCGTCGAGCGCGTCATGGGTTACTGCACCCCGCAGCAGTACCTCGAGTTCACGCGGTCAGCGCCCGATTTCGAGGAGCTGCTCGTGAACTCGGGCATCCACCTCGTGAAATTCTGGTTCTCCGTCGGGAAGGCCGAGCAGCGCGCCCGCTTCACGTCGCGGTCGCAGGACAAGGTGAAGCAGTGGAAGCTGTCTCCGACGGACCTCGCGAGCCTCGACAAGTGGGACGACTACACCCGCGCGAAGGAGGCGATGTTCTTCTACACTGACACGCCGCACGCGCCGTGGACCGTCGTGAAGTCGAACGACAAGAAGCGCGCCCGCCTCGAGGCCATGCGCTGGGTGCTCGCGAAGTTCGACTACCCGGGGAAGGACCTCGACGTCGTCGGCACGCCAGACGCCAAGATCATCGGCTCCCCCGCCGACGTCTACGACGATGGTGAGACGCCCACGGGCACCTTCCCGGTGGTCAACGGGAACTGA
- a CDS encoding metal-sensitive transcriptional regulator, whose product MGEQQEHAPEGHEHGYIGHKEDLLKRLRRAEGQVRGVHRMVEEDKYCIDILTQVSAATKALERVALSLLDDHLRHCVASAAEEGGEVAQEKLREATQAISRFVG is encoded by the coding sequence ATGGGTGAGCAGCAGGAACACGCGCCTGAGGGGCACGAGCACGGCTACATTGGGCACAAGGAAGACCTGCTCAAGCGGCTCCGTCGTGCCGAAGGCCAGGTGCGCGGCGTTCACCGCATGGTCGAAGAGGACAAGTACTGCATCGACATCCTCACGCAGGTCTCCGCGGCGACGAAAGCGCTCGAACGCGTAGCGCTCTCGCTGCTCGACGACCACCTGCGGCACTGTGTCGCCTCTGCTGCCGAGGAGGGCGGGGAGGTCGCGCAGGAAAAACTTCGCGAAGCGACCCAGGCCATATCGCGCTTCGTGGGATGA